In the genome of Conger conger chromosome 8, fConCon1.1, whole genome shotgun sequence, one region contains:
- the igfbp7 gene encoding insulin-like growth factor-binding protein 7 produces the protein MLVFFALVASASFMTAASDRVPRGCGTCDTSACDPLPADGCEFGTVQDSCGCCSLCAAGQGEPCGGRGSSAKRCAAGMECVKSNKADKAKKSKLGVCVCKSDYEVCGSDGLTYKTGCDLKVASLKAVNQKKPEIKVQNKGKCPQAPTIVTAPGEVWNVTGSQVYLSCEASGIPTPVLTWKKILSNKGKTDLLPGDKDNLAIQTRGGPEKHEVTGWVLISPLTEDEDGSYECHATNSKGEASAVGIIHVVKSLDDIPKKEVPAGKEEEL, from the exons ATGCTGGTGTTTTTTGCTCTTGTGGCGTCCGCGTCGTTTATGACCGCGGCTTCGGACCGCGTTCCCCGCGGCTGCGGCACTTGCGATACCTCTGCCTGCGACCCTCTCCCAGCTGACGGCTGCGAGTTCGGCACGGTCCAGGATTCCTGCGGCTGCTGTTCACTGTGCGCGGCCGGTCAGGGAGAGCCTTGCGGTGGGCGGGGGTCCTCAGCAAAGCGATGCGCTGCTGGAATGGAGTGCGTCAAGAGCAACAAAGCGGACAAAGCTAAAAAAAGCAAACTCGGAGTTTGCGTCTGCAAGAGCGACTATGAAGTTTGCGGCAGCGATGGATTGACTTACAAAACCGGGTGTGATTTGAAAGTGGCCAGTCTGAAAGCCGTCAACCAAAAAAAGCCAGAGATTAAAGTCCAGAATAAAGGAAAATGTCCACAAG ctccTACCATCGTCACGGCGCCAGGAGAGGTATGGAACGTTACAGGCTCTCAGGTGTACCTGAGCTGCGAGGCCAGTGGAATCCCCACCCCCGTGCTCACCTGGAAGAAG ATCCTCAGCAACAAGGGAAAGACTGACCTGCTCCCTGGTGATAAAGATAACCTGGCTATCCAGACCCGCGGTGGACCAGAGAAACATGAGGTTACAGGCTGGGTTCTG ATTTCCCCTCTCACCGAGGATGAGGATGGTTCCTACGAGTGTCATGCCACCAACTCCAAGGGCGAGGCTTCAGCTGTGGGCATCATCCATGTGGTGAAATCCCTTGACGACATTCCCAAGAAAGAAG TTCCTGC